In Bernardetia litoralis DSM 6794, the genomic window TTTGGTGCTAGTTTAACTCAAAACCAATATGGTCCAGTGCTTTTTGCAGACTTTTTCTTCTTTATTACAGGTTTCCATGGTACTCACGTTCTTATTGGAGTAATACTTAATATCCTTGTTTTTTATAATGCTGTAATGGGAATTTATCGTCAAAGAGGACACTACGAAATGGTAGAAAAAGTAGGTTTATACTGGCACTTTGTAGATTTAGTTTGGGTATTTGTATTTACATTTTTCTATCTTGTATAAACAAAAACTTATCTCAACAGACTAAAGTCTATTCTACATTATTAATCATTAAAAATATAAAATTATGGCTCACGTAGATTCATCACTTAGCCCAAAAGAACAACGAACTAAGAATATCAAGAAAATTTGGATGGTAGCAGGTATTTTAGCACTTGTTACAGCAATAGAATATGTAATTGCTTTCGCTATCGATCCAAGTATATATAGAAATGTCGTTTTTATTTTACTTACACTCGTGAAGGCTGGCTATATTGTAGCTGAGTTTATGCACTTAAAACACGAAGCAAAATATCTTATTTTTGCTATTTTAGTTCCTATTATTTTTGTTTGTTGGTTTATGTTAGCAATGCTTATTGAAGGAACTACTATATTTGGTATTCGTTTTCCAGAATTAGTAATGTAATTTGGTAAAACTTCACTTATACAAATAAGAATGTTTCTTTTAGTTTCTGTTTTTTTAGCAGAACTATAAGAAACATTTTTGTTTTGCAAAAGATTAGTATTTTAAATCTTGTTTTAATAAATTCAATTTCATATGTTAGACCAATCAGAGCCTACTCTAAAGAAAAAAGATTATAAAAATTTAATTATTTTACTTGCTATTTTAGTTCTTCCTGCAATATTTATTTTCTTTTTAATGACTGGAGAAACAAAACATAAAACGCTTCCAATCATGTACAGCTTGCGTTTACCAGATTTTGACCCTACTTTCATAAAATCGTCTTTGGGTTGCGAGCCTAATTTTGAAGATTCTACACACCGAACAACTCCTTTTTCTCTTACCAATCAGTTGGGAAAAACAATGACTGAAAAAGATTTTAGAGGAAGTATTTATGTTGCCAATTTTATTCTTACTCGTTGTACGCAAAATATTTGTCCAAAAATGGCTTCTGAAATGATACGTGTACAAGAAGCATTCAAAGACAATAAAGATGTCAAAATAATATCTTATAGCATTGACCCAACGTATGATACACCAGAGATTTTGAAAGAATATGCAGAAAAATATAATGCTGATAATTCAAAATGGTTTTTCCTAACAGGAACTGAAGACCAAATTTTTGAGCAAGCAAAATGTAGCTATTTTCTACCTGCTCAAAAAAATGATACCTATGTAAATATAGACCATTCAGAGCGTTTTGTTTTGGTGGACAAAAAAGGACAAATTAGAGGCTATTACAAAGGAACTGAACTTGTCGATGTAGATAGACTTATCCACGAAATACAGGTTCTTCAATTAGAAAAAGAATAAGTAATTAATAAATCAACAAAAAATGAATACAACTATTCCCTCAAATACTCAACCCACAACAAACCCAACAATGAAATGGACAATCGGTATTTTATCTGTTGTTGTTCCTTTGCTTGTTGCTATTTTACTTTCTCTCAATAATGAAAGTAAAATTGATTTTGGCTTTAATACTCGTATTTTGCCTCATATCAATGCCGTTTTTAATTCTATTACTTCGCTTTGCTTAATTGCTGGTTTTTTTGCTATCAAAAACAAAAATATAAAACTGCATAGAGGACTTATGATGACAGCTTTTACTTTGTCTTCACTGTTTTTGATTTCCTATGTGATTTATCATGCTTCTGTTCCCTCTACAAAATTTGGTCAAGAAGGTTTGATTTATGGAATTTATTTATTTATTCTCATAAGTCATATTTTACTCTCTATTGTAGTTGTTCCTTTAGTCTTGTGGGCAATTTATTTTGCTTGGACAGGAAGAATTGAAAGTCATAAAAAAATAGTAAAATGGACATTTCCAATTTGGACGTATGTAGCTATTACAGGAGTTATAGTTTATTTTATGATAAGTCCATATTATCAACCGTTATAATTTAATAACTAAAAATAAAATTTGTAGTTGTTAGCGAAAAACAAAAGATTTGTTTGCTTTTTGAGTAGATAAATCTTTTTTTGTTTGCTTTTTTTTGTATATTTCTAATCTTAATACACAATACAAAAACTACTTTTTCATTTTGCCTACTTTCATTTTGACTAAACCCTTTTTAGGTGTTTTATTTAATCTTTTATTTCTGAACACATTATTTTTTAATATAGGATTTGCACAAAACACAAATTCTAGATTAGAGAATAGTTTTTCTATTGAAATTTGTGACAAAAATTATTACTTTTTACAAGAAATAGAAAATAAACCGTATTTTAAAGAAACCTCCTTATCTGAATTAAATAAAATTGAATATAAAAATAGAGTTTGGCTAAAACTAAATATAAAAAACTCAAATAAAAAATTTATTGATTTCAATAAAAACATAGATTCAATAAAAGTCTATCACGATAACAAAATATTTTTATCTGGCAATTTGATAGCTCGTTCAGAAAAACAACTTCCTTTGAGTATTGCCATCAATGCCATTCAAATTCCTGTTTATAATCAGCCTTTTTATATAGAAATAATTAATAGTCAAAATTTTCCAATTACAACTCAATTAGAAATTTTAACAGAATCTACATTTAATCATACTTATGTTGAAACTCACCAAAATACTGTTCAGTTTCAGATATTTTTTCAAGGAATGATGTGGATTATCTTGCTTTATAATCTATTTTTATTTCTATCAAGTAAAGAGAAAGTTTATTTAGCTTATACTATTTATATTTTTGGCTTTTCATGTTTCTCTCTTCAAAACTCTGGACTTTTAGTTGATTATTTTGCTTCTGAAAAGCCTTATTTTTCACTTCTTTTCCGAATGTTTGCCTTAGCTACTATTGCTGCCGGATTTTCTGCTTTTATTATTACTTTTCTTCCCA contains:
- a CDS encoding DUF420 domain-containing protein, translating into MNTTIPSNTQPTTNPTMKWTIGILSVVVPLLVAILLSLNNESKIDFGFNTRILPHINAVFNSITSLCLIAGFFAIKNKNIKLHRGLMMTAFTLSSLFLISYVIYHASVPSTKFGQEGLIYGIYLFILISHILLSIVVVPLVLWAIYFAWTGRIESHKKIVKWTFPIWTYVAITGVIVYFMISPYYQPL
- a CDS encoding cytochrome C oxidase subunit IV family protein encodes the protein MAHVDSSLSPKEQRTKNIKKIWMVAGILALVTAIEYVIAFAIDPSIYRNVVFILLTLVKAGYIVAEFMHLKHEAKYLIFAILVPIIFVCWFMLAMLIEGTTIFGIRFPELVM
- a CDS encoding SCO family protein, yielding MLDQSEPTLKKKDYKNLIILLAILVLPAIFIFFLMTGETKHKTLPIMYSLRLPDFDPTFIKSSLGCEPNFEDSTHRTTPFSLTNQLGKTMTEKDFRGSIYVANFILTRCTQNICPKMASEMIRVQEAFKDNKDVKIISYSIDPTYDTPEILKEYAEKYNADNSKWFFLTGTEDQIFEQAKCSYFLPAQKNDTYVNIDHSERFVLVDKKGQIRGYYKGTELVDVDRLIHEIQVLQLEKE
- a CDS encoding 7TM-DISM domain-containing protein; this translates as MPTFILTKPFLGVLFNLLFLNTLFFNIGFAQNTNSRLENSFSIEICDKNYYFLQEIENKPYFKETSLSELNKIEYKNRVWLKLNIKNSNKKFIDFNKNIDSIKVYHDNKIFLSGNLIARSEKQLPLSIAINAIQIPVYNQPFYIEIINSQNFPITTQLEILTESTFNHTYVETHQNTVQFQIFFQGMMWIILLYNLFLFLSSKEKVYLAYTIYIFGFSCFSLQNSGLLVDYFASEKPYFSLLFRMFALATIAAGFSAFIITFLPKILLTNFGNVFFIF